Proteins from one Bifidobacterium sp. ESL0732 genomic window:
- a CDS encoding adenylosuccinate synthase, which translates to MPGIVLIGTQWGDEGKGKATDLIGTKVDYVARFNGGNNAGHTVVVGDETYALHLLPSGVVNSQVTPVIGNGVVVDPEVLFEEIDGLQKRGVDCSHLKVSESAQIIASYHRVIDKVTERFLGKHKIGTTGRGIGPAYADKINRVGIRVHDLFDAERLRDKVEASLHQKNQMLVKLYNRRPIDVDETTDELLKLGERLKPYVANTSLLLNNALDEGKTVLFEGGQATMLDVDHGTYPFVTSSNPTAGGACTGTGVGPTRIDRVIGVAKAYVTRVGEGPFPTELNDDSGEWLRQQGHEFGVTTGRPRRCGWFDAVVTRYATQVNGLTDIVLTKLDVLTGLNEIPICVAYDVDNGDGTHTRYEDMPIDQAAFAKAKPVYETMPGWTEDISKVHKFEDLPANTQAYVKRLEEISNCRISAIGTGPQRDHIIEVRSLVD; encoded by the coding sequence ATGCCTGGAATTGTTCTGATTGGTACCCAATGGGGAGACGAAGGCAAAGGTAAGGCCACCGACCTCATTGGCACGAAGGTCGATTATGTCGCGCGCTTCAACGGCGGCAACAATGCGGGCCATACCGTGGTGGTCGGCGATGAAACGTATGCGCTGCACCTGCTCCCCAGCGGTGTGGTGAACTCTCAGGTCACGCCGGTCATCGGCAATGGCGTGGTGGTGGACCCCGAAGTGCTGTTCGAGGAAATCGACGGGCTGCAGAAGCGTGGCGTCGATTGCTCGCATCTCAAAGTCAGCGAATCCGCACAGATTATCGCTTCTTATCACCGCGTTATTGACAAGGTGACCGAGCGCTTCCTCGGCAAGCACAAGATCGGCACCACCGGCCGCGGTATCGGCCCGGCATATGCCGACAAGATCAACCGCGTCGGCATCCGCGTGCACGACCTCTTCGACGCGGAGCGCCTGCGTGACAAGGTCGAAGCGAGCCTGCATCAGAAGAACCAGATGCTCGTCAAGCTTTACAACCGCCGTCCGATCGACGTCGACGAGACCACCGACGAGCTGCTGAAGCTCGGCGAACGTCTGAAGCCCTACGTTGCCAATACTTCATTACTTTTGAATAACGCCCTCGACGAGGGCAAGACCGTGCTCTTCGAGGGCGGCCAGGCCACGATGCTCGACGTCGACCATGGCACTTATCCCTTTGTGACATCTTCCAATCCGACCGCCGGCGGCGCCTGCACCGGCACCGGCGTCGGCCCCACGAGAATCGACCGCGTCATCGGCGTGGCCAAGGCCTATGTCACTCGCGTGGGCGAGGGGCCGTTCCCGACCGAGCTCAACGACGATTCCGGCGAATGGTTGCGTCAGCAGGGCCATGAATTCGGAGTTACCACCGGCCGTCCGCGTCGTTGTGGCTGGTTCGATGCCGTCGTCACCCGTTACGCCACGCAGGTCAACGGCCTGACCGACATCGTGCTCACCAAGCTCGACGTCTTGACCGGCCTCAACGAGATTCCGATTTGCGTCGCTTACGACGTGGACAACGGCGACGGCACTCACACCCGCTACGAGGATATGCCCATTGACCAGGCTGCGTTCGCCAAGGCCAAGCCCGTTTACGAAACCATGCCCGGCTGGACCGAAGACATCTCGAAGGTTCACAAGTTCGAGGATTTGCCTGCCAACACCCAAGCTTACGTCAAGCGCCTCGAGGAGATCTCCAACTGCCGTATCTCCGCCATCGGCACCGGCCCGCAGCGCGACCACATCATCGAGGTCCGCTCGCTCGTCGACTGA
- a CDS encoding ClC family H(+)/Cl(-) exchange transporter: MATVGISRRSQWVVAARAVVCGLIAGVLVTCYRQGIEWGTQFARWMYPQIRNNPWLLAPWALAAVAIGLFVAWLVRLEPMASGSGIPQVEGVVRIGLKMRAGMVLLVRFAGGLLCGMFGLSLGREGPSIQIGAAASQGVAQGMRKIRYHGESESSEKSINIVDFDNVSGSDQTVSANSAGLTKDFNKANGHEGAGGNKTAETNILITAGAAAGLSSAFNAPLSGMMFALEEVHHNFSPAILLSAAAASISADFVSKYWFGLKPVLDFARLSQLSLPQYWWMIPLGLVAGLIGVAMNKLLLGFQMLYNKLPWQVRPMISLAIALPVGVFLPQVLGGGESLIGFAERATDGIALLLVLLAVKMLFTSTSFGSGVPGGIFMPILAVGTLTGSIFGVTLHTVTINGNPLISTKIIPLFAVCAMAGALTASVKAPMTSILLTVEMSGTLMHMLPVAACSFIALLVSDLTNTEPIYDALLDRYAASHPEQLPKSIISTMLG; this comes from the coding sequence ATGGCAACAGTGGGCATCTCGCGGCGCAGCCAGTGGGTGGTGGCGGCTCGCGCGGTGGTCTGCGGCCTGATTGCGGGGGTACTTGTCACCTGCTATCGTCAGGGCATCGAATGGGGCACGCAGTTCGCGCGCTGGATGTACCCGCAAATCCGCAACAATCCTTGGCTTCTCGCACCTTGGGCGCTCGCTGCAGTGGCGATTGGCCTCTTCGTGGCGTGGTTGGTCAGGCTTGAGCCGATGGCATCCGGCAGTGGCATTCCGCAAGTTGAAGGTGTGGTGAGGATTGGCCTCAAAATGCGAGCGGGAATGGTCCTGCTCGTCCGATTCGCCGGAGGCCTGCTCTGCGGAATGTTCGGTCTTTCGCTCGGCCGCGAAGGCCCGTCGATTCAGATCGGCGCCGCAGCCAGCCAGGGCGTGGCGCAAGGAATGCGAAAAATCCGTTACCATGGCGAGAGTGAGAGTAGCGAAAAATCAATAAATATAGTCGATTTCGATAACGTAAGCGGTTCCGACCAAACGGTTAGTGCGAATAGTGCTGGCCTCACAAAAGACTTCAACAAAGCAAACGGTCACGAAGGCGCGGGCGGCAATAAAACAGCCGAAACCAACATCCTCATCACTGCGGGTGCCGCCGCTGGGCTTTCCTCCGCGTTCAACGCTCCGCTCTCCGGCATGATGTTCGCGCTGGAGGAGGTGCATCACAATTTCTCACCGGCTATCCTGCTTTCGGCGGCTGCGGCTTCGATAAGTGCCGATTTCGTCTCGAAATACTGGTTTGGCTTGAAGCCGGTGCTTGATTTCGCGCGCCTTTCGCAGCTGAGCCTGCCACAATATTGGTGGATGATTCCGCTCGGCCTTGTCGCCGGATTAATTGGCGTAGCGATGAACAAGCTATTGCTCGGTTTCCAAATGCTTTATAACAAACTGCCGTGGCAGGTTCGCCCAATGATCTCCCTGGCCATTGCATTACCGGTCGGCGTCTTCCTGCCGCAGGTTCTGGGCGGCGGTGAAAGCCTGATCGGTTTCGCAGAACGTGCGACCGACGGCATCGCGCTGCTGCTGGTACTGTTGGCCGTCAAAATGCTATTCACCTCCACGAGCTTCGGCAGCGGCGTACCCGGCGGTATTTTCATGCCGATTCTTGCGGTCGGCACGCTCACCGGTTCCATTTTCGGGGTCACGCTGCACACCGTGACCATCAATGGGAACCCACTCATTTCAACGAAAATCATTCCGCTGTTTGCCGTCTGCGCGATGGCCGGAGCGCTGACCGCGTCTGTCAAAGCCCCGATGACTTCCATCCTGCTGACCGTCGAAATGAGCGGCACCCTGATGCACATGCTCCCGGTCGCCGCCTGCAGTTTCATCGCCCTGCTGGTCTCGGATCTGACCAATACCGAGCCGATTTACGACGCGCTCCTCGACCGCTATGCAGCCAGCCATCCGGAGCAACTGCCCAAAAGTATCATTTCAACGATGCTGGGCTGA
- a CDS encoding PaaI family thioesterase — protein sequence MSLANYLGIKQQEISRSKVILTLPVTENVLQPYGILHGGVNAVLAEEAASLGAMARLDVSHIAVGVDISTHHFRPVTSGTLTATATPENVGKTLQTWRVEIRMGSKLTSISTVTLAVRERR from the coding sequence ATGTCACTTGCGAATTATCTGGGCATCAAACAACAGGAAATCTCGCGGTCAAAAGTCATCTTAACATTGCCGGTTACCGAAAACGTTCTACAGCCATATGGCATCCTGCACGGCGGAGTGAATGCCGTTTTGGCAGAGGAAGCGGCAAGTTTGGGCGCAATGGCACGGCTTGATGTCTCTCATATTGCCGTCGGCGTGGATATTAGCACGCATCATTTTCGTCCGGTAACATCCGGCACGCTGACTGCCACCGCGACCCCCGAAAATGTCGGTAAAACGTTGCAAACATGGCGTGTAGAGATACGCATGGGCAGCAAGCTCACCAGTATTTCGACAGTGACGTTAGCTGTTCGCGAACGCCGATAA
- a CDS encoding ribokinase: MNMKYDVVVLGSMHLDIKAFTKTYPKHGDTATAKSITMIPGGKGANQAVSAAKLGGKVAMLGSVGDDGAGKQILDDLASWNVDTKFVKQTKELGTGTFIVEIDDSSENTMLGTMGADNATTEEDIKTAMSQIDAPVLDLQLETCKESVMAALKEGRRKGMYIILDPAPADNYFPEAMQYADCVTPNQQETEKITGIKVNNRVDAVKAAKAIVELGPKTAIVKMGGNGSVVYHDGQIYEIDAVKVNAVDSVCAGDVFAGALAVHYSQHNDFLAAVNFANHAAAVKVSRVGNHAAFPTLAEMK, encoded by the coding sequence ATGAACATGAAATACGATGTAGTGGTTCTTGGCAGCATGCACCTTGATATCAAGGCGTTCACCAAAACATATCCCAAACACGGAGACACCGCGACCGCCAAAAGCATCACGATGATTCCCGGCGGCAAAGGCGCAAACCAGGCTGTTTCTGCTGCCAAACTCGGTGGCAAGGTGGCCATGCTCGGCAGCGTCGGCGATGACGGCGCCGGCAAGCAGATTCTGGATGACCTGGCTTCATGGAATGTCGATACCAAATTCGTCAAGCAGACCAAGGAGCTGGGGACAGGAACGTTCATCGTCGAAATCGATGATAGCTCCGAGAACACGATGCTCGGCACGATGGGTGCCGACAACGCCACCACCGAAGAGGACATCAAGACCGCGATGAGCCAGATTGATGCTCCCGTTCTCGACCTGCAGCTGGAGACCTGCAAGGAATCGGTGATGGCCGCGCTCAAAGAGGGTAGGAGAAAGGGCATGTATATCATCCTTGATCCCGCTCCGGCCGACAACTACTTCCCCGAAGCCATGCAATACGCTGACTGTGTGACCCCCAACCAGCAGGAAACCGAGAAGATCACCGGCATTAAGGTCAACAACCGGGTCGATGCCGTCAAAGCCGCGAAGGCGATTGTCGAGCTCGGTCCGAAAACTGCCATCGTCAAGATGGGAGGCAATGGCAGCGTTGTTTATCATGATGGCCAAATTTACGAAATCGATGCGGTGAAGGTCAACGCGGTCGACAGCGTATGTGCAGGCGATGTGTTTGCGGGTGCTCTGGCGGTTCATTATTCGCAACATAATGATTTCCTTGCCGCTGTGAATTTTGCCAACCACGCTGCGGCGGTGAAGGTCAGCCGCGTCGGCAATCACGCCGCTTTCCCGACACTTGCCGAAATGAAGTAA
- a CDS encoding PTS transporter subunit IIC has product MDFSKVVGALDQGFNWFISLGGAAMMFIIITLLSLAFGVKLSRAFEGGLRMAMALTGMSAVISLLTTAFGPALKAFVSFTGLHLSISDLGWAPIAVITWSSLYTLYFAFICIITNLVMLALKATNTLNVDLFNIWNVSILGLLINWSSGGNFFLMSIFVVFIYALMLFNADAMKPTINDLLGYDETNITTTAHPELLVTPIVVLLDRLISKIFPFIDKFDFDAETLNKKIGFLGSKGAIGAYLGVFVGLLGRQDAPHIFTLAFTAGVALELFGIVGDWFAPAIEPLSEGITSFMERRMHGRKLYVAIDWPILASRAEIWAVANILAPILLIIAMVLPGNNVLPLGGIILTVLAPALLIGTRGKVVRMTLIGTIMIPIFLWAATLIAPFLTQTSKAMGVFPAGLGKNEMFSAVDSDPIEKMLALLFGNAAKTLDLKLILCSVLALVAYVGLFVWYVHTLRKEARLRGENNTPTVAVTADMASKAVEKDDADVTAQSAESADAVEKNEPFQEDKETAGACVVMRPMTSTTLNRIKNRGLCSLRNRLRSFISRASLAVG; this is encoded by the coding sequence ATGGATTTCTCCAAAGTCGTGGGCGCATTGGACCAAGGTTTCAATTGGTTCATCAGCTTGGGCGGTGCGGCGATGATGTTCATCATCATCACTCTGCTGTCGCTGGCATTTGGCGTCAAACTCAGCAGGGCTTTTGAAGGCGGTCTGCGTATGGCGATGGCCCTCACCGGCATGAGCGCTGTGATTTCATTGTTGACCACAGCATTCGGCCCGGCGTTGAAGGCATTCGTCTCCTTCACCGGCCTGCATCTGTCAATCAGCGATTTGGGTTGGGCACCGATTGCGGTGATTACGTGGAGTTCGCTTTATACGCTGTATTTCGCGTTCATCTGCATCATCACCAACCTGGTGATGTTGGCGCTCAAAGCCACCAATACGCTGAACGTCGATCTGTTTAACATCTGGAACGTATCGATTCTTGGCCTGCTCATCAACTGGAGCTCGGGCGGCAATTTCTTCCTGATGTCGATTTTCGTGGTCTTCATCTATGCGCTGATGCTGTTCAACGCGGATGCGATGAAGCCGACCATCAACGATCTGCTTGGCTACGATGAAACGAACATCACCACCACCGCGCACCCTGAGCTGTTGGTCACGCCCATCGTGGTACTGCTTGACAGGCTGATCAGCAAGATCTTCCCCTTCATCGACAAGTTCGATTTCGATGCGGAAACGCTTAACAAGAAAATCGGTTTCCTCGGCAGCAAGGGCGCGATTGGCGCGTATCTTGGCGTGTTTGTCGGTCTGCTCGGCCGTCAGGATGCTCCGCATATCTTCACACTGGCATTTACCGCCGGTGTGGCTCTCGAACTCTTCGGCATCGTGGGCGATTGGTTCGCCCCCGCCATTGAACCGCTTTCGGAAGGCATCACCTCCTTCATGGAGCGCAGGATGCATGGCCGCAAGCTCTACGTCGCCATCGACTGGCCGATTCTCGCCTCGCGTGCGGAAATCTGGGCCGTGGCAAACATTCTGGCACCGATCCTTCTGATCATCGCCATGGTGCTTCCGGGCAACAACGTGCTTCCGTTGGGCGGCATTATTCTCACCGTCCTCGCCCCCGCGCTGCTTATCGGCACTCGTGGCAAGGTCGTGCGTATGACGCTGATCGGCACCATCATGATTCCGATCTTCCTGTGGGCTGCGACGCTGATCGCGCCGTTCCTCACGCAGACCTCGAAGGCCATGGGCGTCTTCCCTGCCGGCCTTGGCAAGAACGAGATGTTCAGCGCCGTTGATTCCGACCCCATCGAAAAGATGCTTGCGCTGCTCTTCGGCAATGCAGCGAAGACGCTTGATTTGAAGCTGATTCTTTGCTCCGTACTCGCGTTGGTCGCTTATGTCGGTCTGTTCGTGTGGTATGTGCATACGCTGCGCAAAGAAGCCAGGCTTCGTGGCGAAAACAACACTCCGACGGTTGCGGTGACTGCCGACATGGCTTCCAAAGCTGTTGAAAAGGACGACGCAGATGTGACTGCCCAGTCCGCTGAGTCCGCCGATGCTGTCGAAAAGAACGAACCGTTCCAGGAAGACAAGGAAACTGCCGGTGCCTGCGTTGTGATGAGGCCAATGACTTCGACCACGTTGAATCGCATAAAGAATCGTGGCTTATGTTCTTTGCGGAATCGTTTACGTTCATTTATTTCGCGTGCATCTCTCGCAGTCGGATGA
- the rpe gene encoding ribulose-phosphate 3-epimerase has product MCEIGPSLMCADLGNLERDVKQLDAAGVDFYHIDIMDGSFVPNFTLGPDLVKSVRGMTEKPLDMHLMVDKPERYISMFADAGADRVAVHAESTNNLQGTLTAIRQAGMQAGVAISPATPLETLDYVYDVTDYVIIMTVNPGFAGQKFIGPMYDKIGDLSSRIAERGLVIPIEVDGNIGAETIPECVRRGATRFIGGTSAIFRKGSTLADNVKATRALFGEAMADSR; this is encoded by the coding sequence ATGTGTGAGATAGGTCCCTCGTTGATGTGCGCGGATCTGGGTAATCTGGAGCGCGATGTCAAGCAACTTGATGCTGCAGGAGTTGATTTCTACCACATCGACATCATGGACGGTTCGTTTGTCCCCAACTTCACGCTCGGCCCCGATCTGGTGAAAAGCGTGCGTGGCATGACGGAGAAGCCGCTGGACATGCATCTGATGGTCGATAAGCCCGAGCGTTATATTTCCATGTTCGCCGATGCAGGCGCCGATAGAGTCGCCGTGCACGCTGAATCCACGAACAATCTGCAAGGCACGCTTACTGCCATCCGCCAAGCCGGTATGCAAGCAGGCGTAGCGATCAGCCCGGCCACGCCTCTCGAAACGTTGGATTACGTGTATGACGTTACCGATTACGTCATCATCATGACCGTCAATCCAGGATTTGCAGGGCAGAAATTCATTGGTCCGATGTACGACAAGATTGGCGATCTGTCGAGTCGAATCGCCGAACGTGGTCTTGTCATCCCCATTGAGGTGGATGGCAACATCGGCGCCGAAACGATTCCGGAATGCGTACGCCGCGGAGCCACAAGGTTCATCGGCGGAACCAGCGCGATCTTCCGCAAGGGTTCTACGCTGGCCGACAACGTGAAGGCGACCCGTGCATTGTTCGGCGAGGCGATGGCCGATTCGCGCTGA
- the menB gene encoding 1,4-dihydroxy-2-naphthoyl-CoA synthase, translating into MATSHDFETVKKYDEILFERLDHIAKITINRPEKRNAFTPKTIEELIDAFTICRDDAAIGVIIFTGAGDLAFSSGGDQGVRGNGGYVGSDHVARLNVLDLQHLIRIIPKPVIAMVKGWSVGGGNVLQLVCDLTIAADNAKFGQTGPKVGSFDAGYGSGLLADVIGQKRAKEVWFLGHFYTAEEALQMGWINKVVPLADIEEETLKWCDELLTKSPMALRFIKASMNAATDGLAGLQQLGGDATMLFYTTDEAKEGRDAFNQKRKPDFDQFPKFP; encoded by the coding sequence ATGGCGACAAGTCACGATTTCGAGACTGTCAAAAAGTATGACGAAATACTGTTCGAACGTCTCGACCACATAGCTAAAATTACCATCAATCGGCCGGAGAAGCGAAACGCTTTCACACCGAAAACCATCGAGGAGCTGATCGACGCCTTCACGATTTGCCGTGACGATGCCGCAATCGGCGTCATCATCTTCACCGGCGCGGGCGACCTCGCCTTCTCGTCCGGTGGCGACCAGGGTGTGCGCGGCAACGGCGGCTACGTCGGCAGCGACCACGTTGCTCGACTAAACGTACTCGATTTGCAACATCTCATTCGCATCATCCCCAAGCCCGTCATCGCGATGGTCAAGGGTTGGTCCGTGGGCGGCGGCAACGTGTTGCAGCTGGTCTGCGACCTGACGATCGCGGCCGACAACGCGAAGTTCGGCCAGACCGGTCCCAAGGTAGGCAGTTTCGACGCGGGCTACGGCTCCGGCTTGCTCGCCGACGTCATCGGCCAGAAGCGCGCGAAGGAAGTCTGGTTCCTCGGTCATTTCTACACCGCTGAAGAGGCTCTGCAAATGGGCTGGATCAACAAGGTCGTGCCGCTGGCGGACATCGAAGAGGAAACGCTCAAGTGGTGCGACGAGCTTCTGACCAAGTCACCCATGGCCTTGCGCTTCATCAAGGCTTCCATGAACGCGGCGACCGACGGGCTCGCCGGCCTGCAGCAGCTTGGCGGCGACGCGACGATGCTCTTCTACACCACCGACGAGGCGAAGGAAGGCCGTGACGCGTTCAACCAGAAGCGCAAGCCCGACTTCGACCAGTTCCCGAAGTTCCCGTGA
- a CDS encoding AMP-binding protein codes for MDNWVLKRALLTPERTAVYDGETRYTFGDVFDEAQRLGSVLDRCGAFKTQNVAMVSNNNVRGYLLAVTLLLYGKTVVWLNKRLTDDELEGQMQDAGVACCLKDDSLPADLLRGSSTNASAKKSANVDSSIDHADVLTDGNVRIIGFDEVFSKADDFKLDGTGTALAGSQMTSGTPVSVYQSSALESEKSAAETCGNDSGLDPIVSAPPIPREFADDQVVSVMFTSGSTGAPKGIQQTVRNHFTSATSVALSLGTSPADEWLCAVPIFHISGYSIILRGLIFGVAVRLMDHFDAPKMERILTNEPVSWVSMVPTMLKALVSEHEKRVAVAAVSADGSESGLSSSVSGSASSTTGSASDISGDNDVRAPLPANFGYSPAFKGFILGGEKSDLKLLKRCYALGMIVVRSYGMTETCSQIVGTGTGDGARKLLASGKPYFTTSLKLADKTGEILIKTGALTPGYLNRPGVFEAKKTADGWYRTGDVGHLDDDGYLYVDGRLDNMMISGGEHVFPEEVERVYADCPGIDQIAVTAEPDEKWGEVPVAYVVCKADNTQISQGASAGTDAGAGTGADTGKSVDANGQGKPEGSEIEVSAPLSAQWREFGRANLAHYKVPKRFYRVDSLPRTSTGKVRRFLLGKG; via the coding sequence ATGGATAATTGGGTGCTGAAGCGTGCGCTGTTGACGCCGGAACGCACAGCGGTTTACGACGGCGAGACGCGCTATACGTTCGGTGACGTGTTCGACGAGGCTCAGCGGCTGGGCAGCGTGCTCGACAGATGCGGCGCGTTCAAAACGCAAAACGTCGCGATGGTCTCCAATAACAACGTCCGCGGTTATCTGCTGGCTGTCACCCTGCTGCTTTACGGCAAGACGGTCGTGTGGCTCAACAAGCGCCTGACCGACGACGAGCTCGAAGGGCAGATGCAAGACGCCGGTGTGGCATGCTGCCTGAAAGATGACAGTCTGCCTGCCGATTTGTTACGGGGCTCGTCGACTAACGCTTCGGCCAAGAAAAGCGCGAATGTTGATTCGAGCATTGACCATGCTGATGTTCTAACGGATGGCAACGTCCGCATTATCGGTTTCGACGAGGTATTCTCCAAAGCTGATGATTTCAAACTCGATGGTACCGGCACGGCTTTGGCCGGTTCGCAGATGACTTCTGGCACACCCGTTTCGGTCTATCAATCTTCCGCGTTGGAATCAGAAAAATCCGCAGCCGAGACTTGCGGCAACGACAGCGGCCTTGATCCCATAGTTTCGGCCCCGCCGATTCCTCGTGAATTCGCCGACGACCAGGTGGTGAGCGTCATGTTCACCTCTGGTTCCACGGGCGCGCCGAAAGGCATCCAGCAGACTGTGCGCAATCATTTCACCTCCGCGACCAGCGTGGCCCTAAGTCTTGGCACAAGTCCCGCCGACGAGTGGCTTTGCGCCGTCCCGATTTTCCATATCAGCGGCTATTCCATCATTCTGCGCGGCCTCATTTTCGGTGTCGCTGTACGTTTGATGGATCATTTCGACGCCCCCAAAATGGAGCGGATCCTGACCAACGAGCCCGTGTCGTGGGTTTCTATGGTCCCCACGATGCTCAAGGCGCTAGTGTCTGAGCACGAGAAGCGTGTCGCAGTGGCAGCAGTTTCGGCAGATGGTTCCGAATCCGGTTTGTCGAGTTCCGTTTCCGGTTCGGCCAGTTCAACCACCGGTTCCGCTTCCGACATTTCTGGTGACAACGACGTCCGCGCACCGCTGCCCGCCAATTTCGGTTATTCGCCGGCATTCAAAGGCTTCATTCTGGGCGGCGAAAAGTCCGACCTCAAACTGCTGAAACGTTGCTATGCGCTTGGCATGATTGTCGTGCGCTCCTACGGTATGACCGAGACCTGCTCGCAGATCGTCGGCACCGGCACGGGTGACGGCGCTCGCAAGTTGCTGGCAAGCGGCAAGCCGTACTTCACAACGTCATTGAAACTTGCCGACAAAACCGGCGAAATCCTCATCAAAACCGGCGCGCTCACGCCCGGCTACCTCAATCGTCCCGGCGTTTTCGAGGCCAAAAAAACCGCAGACGGCTGGTATAGGACCGGCGACGTAGGCCATCTCGACGACGATGGTTACCTTTACGTCGATGGCAGGCTTGATAACATGATGATTTCCGGCGGCGAGCACGTCTTCCCCGAGGAGGTCGAGCGTGTCTACGCCGATTGCCCAGGTATCGACCAGATTGCCGTCACCGCCGAGCCCGACGAAAAATGGGGTGAAGTGCCGGTGGCCTACGTGGTGTGCAAGGCCGATAATACTCAAATATCACAAGGTGCTAGCGCTGGTACAGACGCTGGCGCAGGCACCGGTGCAGACACCGGAAAGTCGGTTGACGCCAATGGGCAAGGTAAGCCGGAAGGTTCCGAAATAGAGGTTTCGGCCCCCTTATCCGCTCAGTGGCGTGAGTTCGGTCGAGCTAATCTGGCGCATTATAAAGTCCCGAAGCGTTTCTATCGCGTCGACTCCCTGCCGCGCACAAGCACGGGCAAGGTCCGTCGTTTCTTGCTTGGCAAAGGCTGA
- a CDS encoding LacI family DNA-binding transcriptional regulator — protein sequence MMATIKDIAQMSGVSTATVSRIINQKGGASEKTIKKVSAVINRLGYEPDFVAKTLSQKASDLIALLVPNLTNPFFAELVSSIESAADARGYRVYLCNSEDDRDKVEYYLKFMCNIRVRGAIINSLYVDEGDLEVLSSRGIVPLTIDRACFSHPYAAMAVNNVSGSYQATKYLIQEGHSSRLVFISGPEGEKSSEDRYEGYLKAINECNATHVVKLYSDFSVSEGYRVASDLFKVRRDVDGIVCSDDAIALGVLRAVADTGLQVPEDIRVIGYDNIEMSRYSIPRLSTVNQLPENIGDMVLDMFEKSVKAGNKPQKNVIEPHLVIRDTSQTRSA from the coding sequence ATGATGGCAACGATTAAAGACATCGCGCAAATGAGCGGAGTGTCCACCGCAACCGTATCGCGCATCATCAATCAGAAGGGGGGAGCGAGTGAGAAGACCATAAAAAAGGTCAGTGCCGTAATCAACAGACTTGGCTATGAACCTGATTTCGTTGCAAAAACATTGTCGCAGAAGGCCTCAGACCTTATCGCCTTGCTTGTCCCCAATCTGACAAATCCGTTTTTTGCGGAGTTGGTAAGCAGTATCGAGAGCGCGGCGGATGCGCGCGGATATCGCGTGTATCTGTGCAACAGCGAAGACGACCGGGACAAAGTCGAATATTACCTGAAATTCATGTGCAATATTCGGGTTCGGGGAGCGATTATCAATTCGCTTTACGTTGATGAAGGTGATCTTGAGGTTCTCAGCAGCCGCGGGATTGTACCGTTGACAATCGATAGAGCATGTTTTTCGCATCCTTATGCAGCAATGGCGGTCAACAACGTAAGCGGTTCCTACCAAGCGACCAAGTATCTGATTCAGGAAGGCCACAGTTCGAGGCTGGTCTTCATCTCCGGTCCGGAAGGAGAGAAAAGCTCCGAGGACCGCTATGAAGGTTACCTGAAGGCCATCAACGAGTGCAACGCCACGCATGTGGTCAAGCTTTACAGCGATTTCTCGGTTTCCGAAGGTTATCGGGTAGCCAGCGATTTGTTCAAGGTCCGTAGGGATGTCGACGGAATCGTATGCTCTGACGATGCCATCGCCTTGGGGGTGTTGAGAGCAGTCGCCGACACAGGTTTGCAGGTTCCTGAAGACATACGAGTAATCGGTTACGACAACATTGAAATGAGCAGGTATTCAATTCCGCGTCTGAGCACGGTCAACCAACTTCCCGAAAACATAGGGGACATGGTGTTGGACATGTTCGAAAAAAGCGTCAAGGCCGGAAACAAACCTCAAAAAAACGTGATTGAGCCGCACCTTGTCATACGTGACACTTCTCAGACAAGGAGCGCATAA